In Thermogemmata fonticola, the genomic stretch CCGGAGATTTTTCTCGCGGGAAAAACCGAACATGACAGGAGGACTGAACGCGAACGGTTCCAGCAAACGATCCAACGAAGTTTTTTCTCGAATTTAGGAGTATATCTTTAACTACCTGCATTCCAAAGGAGTTTAGATCATGGCGATTCCGCATGCCGCTCCGGGCCAGGTCATCGATGTTCGGCCCTTGGGGTCCGCGCTGCGCCAGAGCTTGACGACGACGCTGATCAAGACGGCCCGGCTGGAGGTCATCCGCCTGGTGCTGCCCGCGGGTAAGGAAATCCCGCCGCATAAAGTGGCTGGCGAGATCACGGTGCACTGCCTGGAAGGGCGGGTGGCCTTCACGGCTCTGGGGCGGACCCAGGAGTTGGCGGCGGGCCAGATGCTCTACCTTCCCGGCCACGAGCTGCACTCCTTGCGCGGCCTGGAGGACGCCTCCGTCCTCGTCACCATTTTGCTGTGAAATCCGCGGGGGTCAAAAGGCGGATCCTTCACCTCTGGGGGAAGGCGCACCCCTGCCCGTGCTGTTCTGGTGCAGCAGTACCCTGGGACCGAGGGTCAGGGAAAACAGGACTTCAAGGGCCGGCGCAGGCGGGGTTGTCGTAAGTCCCAGGATTTGCAGTTCGTTGGCGTTATTGGCCGCGACTGGCCTCAGAACAGAGGAGTGCCCCGCGTAGGACTCGAACCTACAACCCGCTGATTAAGAGTCAGCTGCTCTGCCAGTTGAGCTAGCGGGGCGTGCCGGAGAAGGCGAACGGTCGCAGGCCGCCCATCCTGGACGATTCGACGAGGAAAGCCGAGCGGAGGATGGCCCGCGGAGATATTTTTGGAAAGACCGAGGAAAGTTTCAAGGGGCCGAAGGCGAAATCCCCCTTTCCCGCCAGCACCGGAAGGCTGAAGAACGAGAAAGGCGGGCGGCGGAGAGGGGAGTGCCGTCAGGAGGCGGCGGGCAGGTTCTGGTCCTGGTTCTGACGGGCTTCTGCGTTCTGAGGATGGTGCTGGTGATGCAGGGGAAGCAGCTCCTGACGATAGATAGGCACTTCACGGGGCGCTTCGATACCGAGGCGGATTTTGCCGCGGTCGATGTCCACCACCGTGATACAGATGTTGTCGCCGATGTAGATTTTCTCGCCCAGTTTACGACTGAGTACTAACATGGGGCATCCTCCGGAGTCCGCATCAGTCGTTCCTAAACGCTTCCTAATTTTACTTCACAAAGTGACCGGCGATGGTGGGAATTTGGCCAGAAAGGAGCCGACTTTGCGGATTGTCCAGGCTCATTTCCGGTAGATTGGGTGCGATCGTTGAAGCTGGCCGATTGGATCGGACCGTTGGGGTTGGAACCGCAAGGTCGCGGGACCTGCCGGAAGGGGAACGGAGGCGGCGCTCCGCTCCCTGTTGCCGTTCCGCCGGCGCTTCCGAGGCGGTTCGGTCTCCGGGCAGGTCGGGGTGTCCGAGTCCGGTTCAAGCGGCTTGAGGCGGCGGGCTGGCGTCCAGGCCGTGCTGCCGGAGGTATTCCAACGGCCGCGGATCGCCGGGGTAGCGGGCATCGGCGGGGTGGAAGAGGGCCTGTTTGCGGCGGGTGCGCTCCTCCAGCACGGCCAGTTTTTCGGGACTGCCGGGCGGCGCCGTCGTGGGCAAAGGCGGCAGCGGCGCGTTGCCGTTGAAGTTCCCCACCCCGCGCCGAGCGTACTTGCTCGTGGACGGATACTGCTCCTTGACACCGGGCGTGTAGTAGCAACTCCAGCACAAACCGCGGGGTCGATTCACCTTGCACTTGTGACAATGACGGCAGACAGCGGTGCTCGTAGCCATGGGCGATACCTCCTAGAAGAAAGAGCATTCTCGTGCGTCAGGCGTTCGGTGGTTCCGGTCCATCCGGTTTGGATCGATCCGGTTCGGGTCCATCCGGCGGTGTGTCTGGGCTGGGGCGGACTTCCGAGGGGTCCGGCCGGGGCTGGCGGCAGTGCCCTGCACACGGACCCAGGACCCCAGGGACGGCAGGGGGACCACTCCCCACTATCAGGCGGCGGCCAGGGTGACCGGGAAGGTGATAGGATCACTCCCGGCGATAGGATCGCTCCCCGCGATAGGATCGCGTCCTGCGGTGGAACCGTTGTCGGCGCGGGAGTCGCTCTGCGTGGCAGAGTCGCTTCCGGCGGCAGAGGCGGCGGCTGGCGCCGGCTTCGCCTGCCGTTGGGCCAAGGCCAGCTCCACCTCCGCCAGCAGTTCCCGGCGGACGATCTCCCGCGGCGTGTCGTCGTACCAGTTGAGGAAATGGCGGCAGGCGGTCGGCTCCCCCAGGCGCAGGTCCGCCTCGTAGCAGAGGCGGGCGAAATACTCCTCGACCTGGCCGACCGTCTTCAGCCCCTCGCCGCGCCAGCCGCAGTAACCCAGGGCACAGGCCGCTTCCACCGCCCAATCCATCAGGGACAACAGCGGCGGCGGCGTCGTCGTGGCCCCCTGCTGGAGCCGGGGATCGTCCGTCACCAGCCCCTCGCGCAACGCCTCCAGCGCTGCCGTGGACAGCTCCGGCACAAACCCCTCGCGCCAGACCTGCCGCCAGGCTTCGCCGCCGCAAGATGGCACCCCAGCCACCAACTGTCGATCGTGTGTCATCGTCTCACCCTCCCCGGCGAGACCGGCCGATGCGATCCCGTTGCCTCTGCCCCGTTCCGCCGGCCTCTCCGAGCGGTCCGGCCCGTGTCGGCCTGTCCGTCGCGGAACCGGGAAAACTCCTCATTCCGGCCTCGCTGCTATCTCTTATACAGATGTTCACATATGTGTCAATGTTCATGAGCGAAAAAATGCCGAAAAAACCCGGTTTTTGCCCCGCCGCGGCGAAAAACTCGCCATTGCTACCCCCGCGCACGCCCAGGAAAAGCGACATTTCTAGACAAGCTCAGCCGCAGGAAACCGCGAGGGAGACGGAGGAAGCCGAGACGGGAAAGAAGGCGGACCGGAGGGGGAAGCGCCAGCCGACAGAGAGCAGGGAGGCGGGAATGGACCGGAGGGGGAAGCGCCAGCCGACAGAGAGCAGGGAGGCGGCGGGGCGGAGACGGGCGGAGACGGAGAAGCGACAGCGAATGGGGAACAGACGGGCGGAGCGCGACGGAGTCGTGACAGCCGACGGCGGGGCAGTGTCTCTTCGGTTCGAGAAGGGTTAGGGCGGGCTGACCGGGTTTGCTAGCGAACCGCACGCTTTCCCCGCGGTGGAAATCGCCCGGCGGACCCTGAGCGGAGCGGGACGGAACCTGGAACGCCTCGCGCTTTGGCAAACAGGGTCAGGGTCAGAACAGGGTCACAGCATGGGGCGCGTGACCTCCATGGACCAGACAATTCCCCGGACATGCCCCGTCCGTTTTTCTCCCCACGCTTTTTCTCCCCACGCTACGGACGACGGACGGCCAGCCAGACGATCAGACCGATGAGGAGGAGTTGGAGGAACACAATCGTCCAATAGGTCTTTTGGAACGAGGTTTTGCGTGTCTTATGGCGCAGGACTTTTTGGGCGGCGAAAGCGGCGGGGGAACCGCCGAGGAAGGCCAACCCCTGCAAGACGCTTTCCGGGACGCGGACCAGGGATGAACCGGCGATGAGTTTGTCGTAGCTGTAGAGGGCCAACGTCGTGAGGTTGATCGCGGCCAGGTAGGCCAGGGCCGGGTGCCAACCGCCAGAGACGGCCAGGAGGAGGGCGAGGATCACCACACCACAGGCGGCTGCCAGGCCATAAAACGCCGTCGGCGACATGGCTTTGTTCCCGGGTTTGGAAGGCTCACGTATCCCCAGTCTCAGGAAGGAAGGTAAAACCAGACCTCTCCTCGTAAATTGTGTTCCGCTTATCATTGGGCTAACAAGGAATCATGTCAACCGGAATTGTCGGCGGCCGTGCGGCGCTAGCCTTGGCGCCCCGCGTGAATGTCCGCCCGGAGAACAGGGTCTGTCCGCCTCAAGCTGGGACGGTCCCAGGGGCGGGGGAGAAGGTCGAGTCAATTTGACACAGACCGGAAAAACCAACCGGCCGCTTCCGTCGTCGGAAGTGACAAACCGGAGAGAGGCGAAGTCACGAGATCGGTTCCGGCGTCGTAACGAGCCAATAAGGGAGAAGCGATGAGGCCAGCGAAGCGATGAGGCACGTAGAAGGGAGGGTACGACCATGCTGCGGCGCATGCTGTTGTGCCTGACGGCAGGGGTGCTGGGCGGGCTGTTGGTTTGGTCCGCCTTCCTGTCGTCCTCGAACGCGGGACAAGCCGACACCCAAGCGTCGCCCCCGTCAGCATCTCAGGAGAACAAGGAGAACAAAGGGAACACGGAGAAAGGCCCAAGTCCGGCGGACAAGTCGGCGAACCCGATCGGCTCCGCTCCGGGGGAGGACATCACCGCGAAAGTGCGGGAGATCAATTCGCCGCGTTACCCGGCTCCGCCGAGCCAATTCCGGGTGGGGCATGCGAAGGCGATGGCCGAAAACCGTGTGCAACTCCGACGTCAGGCCCAGGGATTCACGCTGGAGTTTCCCGCCCACGCCCCCATTCCCACGCCGACGGTCTATGAGGGCAAGCTCTACGTAGGTGGCGGCTTCCGCAGCCGACAGTTCTACTGCTTCGATGCCAAGACCGGTAAGCCGATCTGGGCGGTCGATCTGAGCGATGATGGGCCGAGTTCCGCGGTCTGTTCCGACGGCGTCGTGATCTTCAACACGGAATCCTGCACGCTCTTCGCCCTGGATGCCAACACGGGGAAGCATCTGTGGTCCTACTGGCTGGGGGACCCGCTCACGAGCACGCCGGCGATTGCCAACGGCATCGTGTTCACGTCCTACCCCTGCGCGGCGCAATGGGCGGGGCTGCCGCAGATTCCGAACCTTGGGCCGGGAGTCCCGCCGTTACCCGGAGGTCCCAAGCCGGCGAAGCCGCCCGTAGGAGGTCCCAAGCCGGCGAAGCCGCCCGTAGGAGGTCCCAAGCCGGCGAAGCCGCCCGTAGGAGGTCCCAAACCGGCTGATGAGCCGTCCCTCTCCGGTTCCCAGCCGGCCCAGACGCTAGCGGGAAGCGGCCAGCCGGCCCCAGCGGCGGGCAATCCGCCCCTGCCCCGACCGACGCATGCCTTCATCGCTATCGAGTTGAAAACCGGGAAGATTCTCTGGCAGCGCTGGATCGATAGCGACGTGATCTCGGCCCCCGTGATCGATGAGGAGGAAGTGCTGGCGGCGACGTTTGCCGGAACCCTGTACCGCTTCCAGCAACGCGATGGGACGATCGTCTCGGCTCGACGTTGTGGTGTCACCTCGGCTCCGACGGCGGTCGGCGAGCAGGTGTACTGGACCCAGCGGGCGGACCGTGATCGGCAGGTAGCGGAAGCGGTGGTGGGTGCGGAGCGGCGTAACCAAACGCTGAACTTTGCTGCGGCGCGGCAAGCCGCCCCGTATTTGGACAAGGAAGTACAGATGCGTGCCAAATTGGCCACATTCGCCAAATCCCTCGACGCGGGCAACGGTCTAGGCGCCGGTGCCCAGCAAGCCGCCAATGCCGGCGCGGCGATGTTCAATATCGGCCAGGCCAACATTTCCGCTCTCCAGGCCTTCCAGGGTTCGCGCGTGCTGTACTTCCGCCGGCAGCTTTACTCCGCGATGGGGGACAAAATTGTGTGCGTGGACGCCCAAACGGGTAAAGAAATCTGGGAGCGGAAGGTCGACGGGGATTTGCTCAAGGAAGGCGGGTATCTGGCCACCGCCCCCGCGCTCGCCGGGGACCGGCTTGTGGTGGCTACCCTCAAAGGGGAAGTCCTCCTCCTCGAACCGAGCCAGGGAAAAGTCGTGAAGACGTACACCGTGGGGCATCCGGTGCGCACCCAGCCCGCCGTGGTCGAGGGACGGGTTTACGTCAGCACGTTCGATGGCCGCGTCGTCTGCATCGACACAGGGGACGCCCAGCTGACCGGCTGGTTCACCTGGGGCGGCGACATGGGCCACACCAACCTCAGCGCCGCCAACCCCCGCGCCAAGTGACCTCAGCGCCGCCAACCCCCGCGCCCCGTGACACTTCGGGGGGAACCAACCGCTAACAGACACGCAGCAGGGGCCAAACGCGTGCGGAAGAGCACGTAGCCCTCCGGGAGACAGTCGGCGGCTGGGGAACCGCAGGAGCGCGGCTCCGCGGGCCAAGCCCTTTTTCCTCGGTGAATCAAGCCCTTTTCTCCCGCAGGTCCAGCCCCTTTACTTCGGCAGGTCCAATCCTTTCTTCGGCGGGCCAAGCTCTTTTCTCCCACGGGTGAAATGGAGCGTCGCAGGCGCACGAGGCGGCGGGGGACGGCCGGTGAAAGGTGAGGAGGCCCTAGCGGTGGGGCTGGTGGGGCCGGTGGACCGCGGTCAGTCCTGGCTCAGAGCGGGGGCGGGGAGGGGCAGGGCGGCCAGCTCCTGGCGGTAGCGGTGGATTTTGGCCACGGCCTGGGCAATCTGGAGCACGTCCTCTTCCGAGCCGCTGAGGACGGGATGGTGGAGGAGGACGCAGCGGTGGTGGGCCGCGGTGGCGTGGCGGAGGGGGGTAGCGGCGCGGTAGCGGGAGGGGGAGCGGTGCAGATGCAGGGCACGGAAGCCGGGAGCGATGGCGATCCCTTCCGCTTGCAGGGCGGCGAGGAAGTGGGCGCGGGACAGGCCGAAGGCGGCGGCGTCGTAGTCCCAGCCGAGCTTGTAGAACGCCGGCTGCGTCTGGGGTGTCTCCAGCGGGGCGAGGCGGCGCAAGGCGCCGAAGGGCGCCAGAGCCGCTTCCAGCCGGGCGGCGCGGGCGGCACGCTGAGCGGTCCGGGCGGGCAGTTGCTCAAGCTGCGGGCGCACCACGGCGGCTTGTAACTCGCTCAAAGCGGCCCATTCCTGCGGTCCGCGACGCAGCCACAGGCGCAGGCGTTGAGCCAGCCGGGCCTCGTGGCAGAGCAACGCTCCCCCGCGCCCCGCCGCCACCAGCTTGGAACCGCCGAAGCTCACCACGCCGATGTCCCCCCAGCTTCCCAAGCGCCGGCCCTGGAGTTGGCCGCCGATGGCCTGGGCTGCATCCTCGATGACGTACCACCCTCGCTGCCGGGCTAGCTCCAGCACCGCGGGCATGTCCACGATGCCGCCGTGCAAGTGGGAGCAGATCACCGCTTTGACGCGGGGGCTGGCCGCCGCCGCCAGCAGCTCCGCATCCAGTTGCCAGGACAACGCGGTGACATCGACCAGCACCGGCACCGCTCCCACGGCGTGAACGCTCAGGAAGTTCCCCTCGTAGTCGTAGGCGGCTAGCAGGACTTCATCCCCCGCTCCGACGCCGCAGGCCCGCAAGGCCGCCTCCACCGCCAGCGTCCCACTGGCGCAGAGGAGCACGTGCGGCACCTGGAAAAACTCGGCCAGCTCCGCGCTGAGCGCCTCGGACTGCTCGCTGTGGTACCGTCCCCACAGTCCCGCCGCCGCCGCTCGCCGCAGGGCTTCCTCCACGGCGGCATTGGTGCCCGGCCAGAGGGGCGGGCCGTCCGGCCGCACCGGCCTTCCCCCCAGCAGGGCCGGCCGCTCCTCGCTCCCCGCACACCTTCGGTTCATCCCTTCGCTGCTCTCCGTGTTCGCGTTGCTTCTGCTCGCCCCTGTTTCCTTCCCCCCTGGCGGTGCTGCCAGCTCCACCCAGGGACGCCGAAAGCGCAGGCGTCCCGCTTCGCTTGGTCCCTGGTTTCTCCGGTTGGGCTTCCGCCTTTCCCTGGATAATATGTCGCTACCCGATGCGCAGGGAGATGGGCCGGCTCGCGCTCAGAGCCGCAGGTCGTGATCGGTTTCCAAGGTGAAGCTGCAAAACGTCCACTCGACGATGGAGCCGGGGTGCACGATGCCCCAGCCGCTGTGAGTTTGGGCTTGCTGCCCCCAGCGGATGGTGAATTGCTCGCCGTCCGGGACGCGGACGCCCAGGCCCTCCGTCGAGCGGCACAAACAGAGGTCCCCAGGGGGGGAATGCCCGTTGACCGGGCGTGGCAGCGGGATGTGCGCGTGCGCATGCCGCCCCAGGACCACCTGCTGACCCATGAGAATGACCGCATCGATGGCCAAAGGCAGACGATGCCCGCTGGTGATCCGCAACACCGCCGTCTGAAACAGCGGATGGGGCTGGAGAAAATGCAACTCGCAGGTGTCCCCCAGGGTGATGCGGTCCCCATCCCGCAGCAGGTCCGACGTCTGCTGCACCCGCCGACCGTTGAGGAAAACATTGTTATGGCTCGTTTCCAGCCAAAACCCCTCGCTATCGAAGCAAAACTCCGCCTGGCAGCGGGGTAGATCGGCGCAGATCGGAATCGCCGGCGGATGATCGTAACCATGCCCCCCGATGCTGACCCCATTGTTCAAACAAACGAGATACGCCCCGACGTGATGGACCCACAAGAGCAGGCGCGAGGGGATGCCCGCCGGCGGATGGGGCAACGTCCGCGCAGGAGTTGGCAAGGGCGTGGGCCGGGACAGCGGCAGCGCAGACACGCTGCGCGCGCTGGGAACATGCGTCAAAGTCCGGGGGGAACCTGCCCCAGAGGGCGGACTCGCCAGCGCGACGGGTAACTGCCGCAAGGCTTGCCAACTCTGAACGTGCAATTCCTGGGCGTGACGATAATCCGGGGCGGCCGCCAGCACCTGTTCCGCCGCGAGAATCACCGCCTCATGGTCCCCGTTGCGGACGGCCTGCAACAGCCGAGGCAAGGCCGACTCAAACTGCGCCCGCCGCTGCTGCAACTCCTCCCTCAGCGCTTGATACTCCGCCGTAAACCACTCCGGCACCGCCAGCCGCTTGTACTGCTGCCAGGCCTCCTCGAACTGCCCACGCTGCGCGGACTGAAGCACCTGCGAATAATCCCGCACCAACTCATACAACGGTTCCAGCAGATCGAACGACACCTTCCGCTGGCTGAGACGGTCGAGCACGCGGACCGCCTCCTCCAGATCACGCCGCCCCAGCATCGCCCGAAAGCGCCGCATCTCCCGTTCCGTCAACTTCGCGCGCAGCTCCGCCAAGCTCGGATTGCCGGGATGCAACTCTTCCGCCCGCAGCAGGTCTTGCCAGGCCGAAGCATACTGGCCGCTGCACAACGACCGCTGAACCCGCACCACATAAGCCTGCGCCAGCTTCCGCGCCAGCCGAAAAGCCCGCCAATACCCCTTCTGTAGTGGCTCGCGCAGCCGCTCCTCGGCTTCTTCCAGACGCCCCTGGGCCATCGCCTCCCGCGCCTGTCGCATCTTGAGCCACATCGACTCGGCCATTCGTATTTCCCTCGCACCGCCCGCCGCGGCTCGTTCCCTCCGCCCAGGCCGTTCCCTCCGCTGGGGCGATTCTCTGCGGTTGGGGGCGTCCGTGCTGGCGATCCGCATTCCCTGGCACCAGGCCGTTCCCTCCGCTGGGGCGATTCTCTGCGGTTGGGGGCGTCCGTGCTGGCGATCCGCATTCCCTGGCACCAGGCGATTCCCCCGGATCCCCTTGATCTCCGGTTTGACCGGGAACCCCGCCAGGCGGTTCCTCCTGGCCCTGGCCTCCTCCGCCTGCCAGAAAATCGAGGCACTCTAGTTTACCACGACCCCGACCCTTTGGGAATCCGGTAGGCCGCCCGTGTCCGGCGATGAGTCCAGAAGCAGGCCGCAAGCCGCTTTGGGAATCCCTAGGTGCGATCCCGTTCGGGGTAGAGGGAGGTTCCAGGACGGCCACGAGTCTATTTGAGAATTGCGAAGTCCAACCCGCTTCAGCGACGGGTCGAGGGAGAAACTTCGCTCTCTTTCAAGCTCTGTCTTCTAGGACGGTGTGGTGTTCTCGCCTCGTGTCGGGGAAGGAGGCGGCGATGGGGATGGGGGAGGGGAAGCGGCTTGCGCCCGGTCGATGAGCGCCTGCCATTCTGCCGCTTCCTTCTGCAACTCCGCGATCTCCTCGTGCAGCTCTTCGATGCGCTGCTGGATGCGGGCCAGGCGCTTCTGGGGCGTCTGACCGAGCAGCCGCGCCACCCCTTCCACCAATAGCAGGGCATGGAAGGCTTTCGTAGCCAAACCGCGCAGGCGGTAGAGTTGCTGCAAGCGGGCGATCTACTCCGGACTCAAGGCGCGGCCCAGGCGGACCAAGCGGGCCAGCGGGGCGGCGTCGATCCACTTGGTCAACAGGAACTCCAGCATCGGCAGCACCACGATCGCCACGTCCAGCCAGCGATCTTTGGCCAGGGACAACGGCCGAGGATGCACCGATACCTTGAGAATAAACTCCGTGGCAAAGGCGATCCAGATCACGGCAATCCCGATGTCCAGACCCAGGGCCAGAAGGACGTTCTCCTTGATCTGCTCCGCCTGAAGATACTCGATGAGCAGCAACGGAAGAATCAAAAAGGCGAACAGGACCATCGGCACAGCGAAGGCCCGCTCCAGTTTTTTGAACACGGTCTTACCGGGGCAGCACCAGCCGAGGCGCGGCAGCCAGATCATCCGAAAGCGGGGATCGAGCCACCCCAGGCGAAACGGCGGAAAGAGCAACACCAGCAGCAAGCGCCACACCACCCGGCGCAGGGGCTGACGCCGGTCCCGCTGCCACACTCCCAGTAGCGCTTCCACCGCAAACACCGGCCAGAGGAGAATCAGGCAGCCGTAGATCAAAAACAGCTCCACCTGCGTGACGGTCGGCGTGGTGGCCCGATGCACCAGCCCCGCGACCACGAGCAAATAGCCGAAAGCCAGAGTGAACATGAAGGCGGCGCGGAAATTGTCCGCGGAACTCGGAGCCGCAGGGGAGGCAGGGGAGTCAGCAGAGTCCGCAGACCCCGGCAGTGTCGAGGCGGTGGCAGCGGGAGGGAGGGAAGGGGTCAAATCCGGCGGTGTCGTGAGGTTGGCATCGGCTGGTGATGTCGAGGCGGCGACAGCGGAGGCAGCGGAGGCAGGGGCATCGGGGCCAATCGGCGGGGTAGGGGAAGGTTCAAGCGTTGTGTTGGACATGGTTTTGTCAGTGGCGGTCAGCGGAGCGGCTGGCGAAGGGGCGGCGTTGGGGCCGTCGGGGTGGGGAGAGGCTGTTTGCGGCAGTAATTCCTGGGGAGGTGCAGAGGGGAGGGTGTTGTCGGGGCGGGTTGGTGTCATCGGTCGATCTCCGCAGCGCCCCCGTGGGGGAATGGCCGAGCCGGCGGTTTCAGGAGCGGCGGGGGAGCAATTCGTCAGCTCCTTCGGCGCGCAGGAGGGCGGCCAGTTCCACGCCGATGGCTTGGGGGGTGTGGGCGGGTCCTTCGTGGGTGGCGGCGAGGCAGCGTTGGCCGTCCGGGGACAGGACGACGGCCCGCAGGGTCAGCGTGGGGCCGCTCAGGCGGGAGTGGGCGCCGAGGGGCAAGAGGCAACCGCCGCCGAGGGCCGCCAGCAAGGCCCGCTCCGCCTGCACGCAGGTCCAGGTGGCCGGGTCGTTCAACGGTTCCACCATCAGGCGTGTGGCGCGATCCGTGCTGCGGCATTCGATGCCGATGGCGCCCTGGCCCACCGCCGGCAACATCCAGCGGACATCGAGCACTTCGCGGATGTACTCACGTCGGCCCAGGCGTGTCAGTCCAGCTTCGGCCAGAACGATAGCGTCGTATTGTCCGGCTTCCAGTTTGCGCAGGCGTGTGTCCACGTTGCCCCGCAGGTCGACGAGGCGCAGGTCCGGGCGGCGGTGCCAAAGCTGGGCGCGGCGGCGGAGCGAGCTGGTGCCGACGACGGCCCCTTCCGGCAAATCCTCGAAGCGGCTGTAGCGCACGGA encodes the following:
- a CDS encoding carbon storage regulator → MLVLSRKLGEKIYIGDNICITVVDIDRGKIRLGIEAPREVPIYRQELLPLHHQHHPQNAEARQNQDQNLPAAS
- the hemC gene encoding hydroxymethylbilane synthase; the protein is MTAPLRIGTRGSALALWQAQQVADRLAPLAAPRPVEIVPLETHGDRDQAAALSSLGGFGVFTKAIQQALLDGRVDLAVHSLKDLPTLPVPGIECVAVLPRGPVGDAFVSVRYSRFEDLPEGAVVGTSSLRRRAQLWHRRPDLRLVDLRGNVDTRLRKLEAGQYDAIVLAEAGLTRLGRREYIREVLDVRWMLPAVGQGAIGIECRSTDRATRLMVEPLNDPATWTCVQAERALLAALGGGCLLPLGAHSRLSGPTLTLRAVVLSPDGQRCLAATHEGPAHTPQAIGVELAALLRAEGADELLPRRS
- a CDS encoding DegT/DnrJ/EryC1/StrS family aminotransferase; translation: MNRRCAGSEERPALLGGRPVRPDGPPLWPGTNAAVEEALRRAAAAGLWGRYHSEQSEALSAELAEFFQVPHVLLCASGTLAVEAALRACGVGAGDEVLLAAYDYEGNFLSVHAVGAVPVLVDVTALSWQLDAELLAAAASPRVKAVICSHLHGGIVDMPAVLELARQRGWYVIEDAAQAIGGQLQGRRLGSWGDIGVVSFGGSKLVAAGRGGALLCHEARLAQRLRLWLRRGPQEWAALSELQAAVVRPQLEQLPARTAQRAARAARLEAALAPFGALRRLAPLETPQTQPAFYKLGWDYDAAAFGLSRAHFLAALQAEGIAIAPGFRALHLHRSPSRYRAATPLRHATAAHHRCVLLHHPVLSGSEEDVLQIAQAVAKIHRYRQELAALPLPAPALSQD
- a CDS encoding FHA domain-containing protein, which encodes MAESMWLKMRQAREAMAQGRLEEAEERLREPLQKGYWRAFRLARKLAQAYVVRVQRSLCSGQYASAWQDLLRAEELHPGNPSLAELRAKLTEREMRRFRAMLGRRDLEEAVRVLDRLSQRKVSFDLLEPLYELVRDYSQVLQSAQRGQFEEAWQQYKRLAVPEWFTAEYQALREELQQRRAQFESALPRLLQAVRNGDHEAVILAAEQVLAAAPDYRHAQELHVQSWQALRQLPVALASPPSGAGSPRTLTHVPSARSVSALPLSRPTPLPTPARTLPHPPAGIPSRLLLWVHHVGAYLVCLNNGVSIGGHGYDHPPAIPICADLPRCQAEFCFDSEGFWLETSHNNVFLNGRRVQQTSDLLRDGDRITLGDTCELHFLQPHPLFQTAVLRITSGHRLPLAIDAVILMGQQVVLGRHAHAHIPLPRPVNGHSPPGDLCLCRSTEGLGVRVPDGEQFTIRWGQQAQTHSGWGIVHPGSIVEWTFCSFTLETDHDLRL
- a CDS encoding cupin domain-containing protein — its product is MAIPHAAPGQVIDVRPLGSALRQSLTTTLIKTARLEVIRLVLPAGKEIPPHKVAGEITVHCLEGRVAFTALGRTQELAAGQMLYLPGHELHSLRGLEDASVLVTILL
- a CDS encoding DUF1294 domain-containing protein is translated as MSPTAFYGLAAACGVVILALLLAVSGGWHPALAYLAAINLTTLALYSYDKLIAGSSLVRVPESVLQGLAFLGGSPAAFAAQKVLRHKTRKTSFQKTYWTIVFLQLLLIGLIVWLAVRRP
- a CDS encoding outer membrane protein assembly factor BamB family protein codes for the protein MLRRMLLCLTAGVLGGLLVWSAFLSSSNAGQADTQASPPSASQENKENKGNTEKGPSPADKSANPIGSAPGEDITAKVREINSPRYPAPPSQFRVGHAKAMAENRVQLRRQAQGFTLEFPAHAPIPTPTVYEGKLYVGGGFRSRQFYCFDAKTGKPIWAVDLSDDGPSSAVCSDGVVIFNTESCTLFALDANTGKHLWSYWLGDPLTSTPAIANGIVFTSYPCAAQWAGLPQIPNLGPGVPPLPGGPKPAKPPVGGPKPAKPPVGGPKPAKPPVGGPKPADEPSLSGSQPAQTLAGSGQPAPAAGNPPLPRPTHAFIAIELKTGKILWQRWIDSDVISAPVIDEEEVLAATFAGTLYRFQQRDGTIVSARRCGVTSAPTAVGEQVYWTQRADRDRQVAEAVVGAERRNQTLNFAAARQAAPYLDKEVQMRAKLATFAKSLDAGNGLGAGAQQAANAGAAMFNIGQANISALQAFQGSRVLYFRRQLYSAMGDKIVCVDAQTGKEIWERKVDGDLLKEGGYLATAPALAGDRLVVATLKGEVLLLEPSQGKVVKTYTVGHPVRTQPAVVEGRVYVSTFDGRVVCIDTGDAQLTGWFTWGGDMGHTNLSAANPRAK